The Montipora foliosa isolate CH-2021 chromosome 1, ASM3666993v2, whole genome shotgun sequence genome has a window encoding:
- the LOC137980135 gene encoding uncharacterized protein: MEFRSRVSLATGSLALLLALVTGLASIIITIAIVKNPLHLTLKPLDRIVHTMIALSFFAGTMFLPFFGITEILRGADVGGLDLEILSRIVSVVADFLIGSKLSIHFLFQFERYIAFVHPHFHRGRLTKRCLTLVALFLVSFALLLSLLSLAGKHEQVHRLGFIHVFASSTWLALIPLIWMTYRNLKYRKTKVGPDEMSDLPHLRQRIEMENARNALGARKFLLKFAMWYSPIFLSTLPWYIVNFICTIKKGLLENNMGFFWKKFFIPLALVTDPIVPIFMIINDYSRTVKFIFRKS, translated from the coding sequence ATGGAGTTTCGATCAAGAGTAAGTTTGGCTACCGGATCGTTAGCTCTACTGCTTGCTCTAGTTACAGGCCTTGCGAGTATCATTATTACAATCGCAATTGTTAAAAATCCGTTGCACTTGACTCTCAAACCATTGGACCGAATCGTTCACACAATGATCGCTCTTTCATTCTTCGCCGGTACGatgtttcttcctttctttgGGATCACAGAAATCCTTCGCGGCGCAGACGTTGGTGGACTTGATCTTGAGATTTTGTCGCGCATCGTTTCCGTCGTGGCGGACTTTCTGATTGGATCAAAGCTCTCCATTCATTTTCTGTTTCAGTTTGAACGTTATATTGCTTTCGTCCATCCGCATTTCCATCGAGGAAGACTGACAAAGCGATGCTTAACACTGGTTGCTCTCTTCTTAGTGTCATTTGCACTTTTGCTTTCCCTTCTGTCGCTTGCCGGAAAACATGAGCAAGTTCATCGACTAGGTTTCATCCATGTGTTTGCTTCTTCTACATGGTTAGCGCTTATCCCACTAATCTGGATGACATATAGAAATCTTAAATATcgaaaaacaaaagttggaCCAGACGAGATGAGCGATCTACCACATCTAAGACAGCGAATTGAGATGGAAAACGCAAGGAATGCTTTAGGGGCTCGAAAATTCTTGCTCAAGTTTGCGATGTGGTATTCTCCTATCTTCTTATCAACATTACCATGGTACATAGTCAACTTCATTTGCACCATAAAAAAGGGCTTGTTGGAAAACAACATGGGATTTTTCTGGAAGAAGTTCTTCATTCCTCTTGCCTTGGTGACAGATCCTATTGTTCCAATCTTTATGATTATTAACGACTACTCCAGGAcagtaaaattcatttttcgcAAAAGCTAA
- the LOC137972386 gene encoding sericin-1-like, translating to MARSRLSAEKSGSGSHSSSGSGSGSGTGSGSGSDSGSGSGSGSGSGSGSGSGSGSGSGSGSGSDKGSGSSSASASASDIGSDSGSGSGSDSGSGSGSDSGSSGSGSASGSDSGSGNGSGSGSGSCGGYTCHIVIRTPSNCGKVYDMEARPGQNNAFNLHLEQNSFLVAYN from the exons ATGGCGCGAA GCCGACTCTCGGCGGAGAAAAGTGGTAGTGGCAGTCACAGTagcagtggtagtggtagtggtagtggcactggtagtggcagtggtagtgacagtggtagtggcagtggcagtggcagtggtagtggtagtggtagtggtagtggtagtggtagtggtagtggtagtggtagtggtagtgacAAAGGTAGCGGCAGTAGTAGTGCTAGTGCTAGTGCTAGTGACATTGGTAGTGATAGTGGTAGCGGTAGTGGTAGTgacagtggcagtggcagtggtagtgaCAGTGGTAgtagtggcagtggtagtgcTAGTGGTAGTGACAGTGGTAGTGGTAACGGTAGTGGTAGTGGAAGTGGCAGTTGTGGTGGATATACCTGCCATATTGTCATTCGTACACCATCAAATTGTGGCAAAGTTTATGATATGGAGGCCCGTCCTGGTCAAAATAACGcatttaatttgcacttggaacAAAATTCTTTTTTGGTGGCGTATAATTAA